In Gigantopelta aegis isolate Gae_Host chromosome 14, Gae_host_genome, whole genome shotgun sequence, the following proteins share a genomic window:
- the LOC121389046 gene encoding peroxisomal coenzyme A diphosphatase NUDT7-like isoform X1, translated as MTVTYEGLRTHSSLALQGMTSSEAGREVDDITDIRQRFHRYDIRNGAVNIPSDSLYPHLKRASVLVPIFLKNQQWRILLTVRSHKLRTHTGSVALPGGLRDDSDVDEVDTAIREAEEEIGLLRRDVTVLAVLFPNIVRPGYIVFPVVAVIPSWFQARPNPDEVATVFDLPLDTFLHDFRVQNWSMFSIDISIVHFPRFVDSVKMDIWGFTARLCMWTANIVYNTGGTIGGLSDRRACAGDDVYSQHRFLFYYLCQHSRM; from the coding sequence ATGACGTCATCAGAGGCTGGTCGCGAAGTAGACGATATCACAGATATTCGACAGCGATTCCACAGATACGACATTCGTAACGGTGCCGTTAATATACCCTCTGACAGTCTATATCCTCATTTGAAAAGAGCCAGTGTGTTGGTGCCAATCTTTCTCAAGAACCAGCAATGGCGAATCTTGCTCACAGTGCGCTCACACAAGCTGAGAACTCACACCGGAAGTGTAGCGCTCCCTGGCGGCCTTAGGGATGACTCTGACGTCGACGAAGTGGACACTGCCATCAGAGAAGCCGAGGAAGAGATTGGTCTGCTGAGACGTGACGTCACAGTTCTAGCGGTTCTGTTTCCCAATATCGTGAGGCCGGGTTACATCGTGTTCCCTGTGGTTGCCGTCATACCAAGCTGGTTCCAGGCCAGGCCTAACCCCGACGAGGTTGCCACGGTTTTCGATCTCCCGCTAGATACATTCTTACACGACTTTCGCGTACAGAATTGGAGTATGTTCAGTATTGATATCAGTATCGTCCACTTCCCTCGTTTTGTGGACAGTGTAAAGATGGATATCTGGGGTTTCACCGCCAGGCTTTGTATGTGGACGGCGAACATCGTGTACAATACTGGGGGAACAATCGGTGGACTAAGTGACCGGCGAGCATGCGCCGGTGATGATGTCTATAGTCAGCATAGATTTCTGTTCTACTATCTGTGCCAACACTCACGAATGTGA
- the LOC121389046 gene encoding uncharacterized Nudix hydrolase NudL-like isoform X2 gives MTSSEAGREVDDITDIRQRFHRYDIRNGAVNIPSDSLYPHLKRASVLVPIFLKNQQWRILLTVRSHKLRTHTGSVALPGGLRDDSDVDEVDTAIREAEEEIGLLRRDVTVLAVLFPNIVRPGYIVFPVVAVIPSWFQARPNPDEVATVFDLPLDTFLHDFRVQNWSMFSIDISIVHFPRFVDSVKMDIWGFTARLCMWTANIVYNTGGTIGGLSDRRACAGDDVYSQHRFLFYYLCQHSRM, from the coding sequence ATGACGTCATCAGAGGCTGGTCGCGAAGTAGACGATATCACAGATATTCGACAGCGATTCCACAGATACGACATTCGTAACGGTGCCGTTAATATACCCTCTGACAGTCTATATCCTCATTTGAAAAGAGCCAGTGTGTTGGTGCCAATCTTTCTCAAGAACCAGCAATGGCGAATCTTGCTCACAGTGCGCTCACACAAGCTGAGAACTCACACCGGAAGTGTAGCGCTCCCTGGCGGCCTTAGGGATGACTCTGACGTCGACGAAGTGGACACTGCCATCAGAGAAGCCGAGGAAGAGATTGGTCTGCTGAGACGTGACGTCACAGTTCTAGCGGTTCTGTTTCCCAATATCGTGAGGCCGGGTTACATCGTGTTCCCTGTGGTTGCCGTCATACCAAGCTGGTTCCAGGCCAGGCCTAACCCCGACGAGGTTGCCACGGTTTTCGATCTCCCGCTAGATACATTCTTACACGACTTTCGCGTACAGAATTGGAGTATGTTCAGTATTGATATCAGTATCGTCCACTTCCCTCGTTTTGTGGACAGTGTAAAGATGGATATCTGGGGTTTCACCGCCAGGCTTTGTATGTGGACGGCGAACATCGTGTACAATACTGGGGGAACAATCGGTGGACTAAGTGACCGGCGAGCATGCGCCGGTGATGATGTCTATAGTCAGCATAGATTTCTGTTCTACTATCTGTGCCAACACTCACGAATGTGA